The genomic interval TTAGCCAGTTCATTCATGACGATGCAAAGGGGGATTCTATCATGAACCAGGAAAACAAACTAGGGATTTTGTATGCGACAGTTGCTTATCTTATGTGGGGATTTCTACCTATCTATTGGAAATGGATTGATACGATTCCGGCGGGTGAAATACTTGCCCACCGCATTCTATGGTCATTTATCTTTATGGTGATTGTTGTACTAGCTGTAGGAAAGTGGCGGCCATTCGTTGACGAGTGCAAAGTCATTCTACACGATAAAAAGAAACTGATCGGCATCTCGCTGGCCGCGATTGTCATTAGCATCAACTGGCTTACGTTTATTTGGGCGGTTAATCATGATCACGTCATCCAGTCTAGTCTCGGTTATTACATTAACCCGCTCGTTAGTATTTTGCTGGGAATGCTTGTTTTAAAGGAAACATTAACACGGGTTCAGCTTTTTTCGTTTATTCTGGCTGCCATCGGGGTAGTGAATCTGACCGTTAGTTTCGGAGTGTTCCCATGGATATCCATCCTGCTGGCATTCTCGTTTGCCTCATACGGGCTACTGAAAAAGACCGTCGATATCAGTGCTATGTTCGGCTTAACCGTAGAAACAATGATTGTTACTCCGCTGGCACTTGTGTATTTGTTCTTTTTCAGTGGGGAATCGTTAGCGGGTTCCGTTATGTTCTCTGGTACCGGTCTTTTGCTTGCCGGCGCCGGTATGGCTACAGCCGTGCCACTGCTTTTGTTCGCGTTCGGTGCCAAAAAGATTCCATTATCCATGGTAGGCTTTCTGCAATATGTTGCACCGACGATTATGCTCATTCTTGGTGTATTTGTCTATAAGGAAACGTTCTCCACGGCACACCTGATATCATTTGCACTGATATGGATTGCGCTGATTATCTACATGGGCGCTGCACAACGCAGATCAGTTCGTCACCAAGCAGCCAGTTAACCTTTTTCAAATTTTCTGTTGACTTATGGCTACAAAGGCGTATATAATGTTCATTAAATTAATAAGATTACATCTCTTATCAAGAGCGGCGGAGGGAATAGGCCCATCGAAGCCCGGCAACCAGCAAGCCATGTGCTTTGCAAGGTGCTACATCCTACAGGTCAAGAAAGATCTGGTAGATAAGAGGAGGACGGTTACAAACACAAACCCTCTTCTCTTATGGAAGAGGGTTATTTATTTCTCCTCTTCCTCCAGTCGAAAAGTAACTCATTTTAAAACCAAAAGGAGGAATTTTTTATGACTAATTTTCATTTGTACAATCAGGAAACACATTTACTTCACGGGGGACAGGAACCCGACCCGACAACCGGATCGCGAGCAGTACCGATCTATCAAACGACTTCTTATGTTTTCCAGGACTCTGAACACGCACAAAATCTATTTGGACTGGCGGAACCCGGAAACATTTATACTCGTATTACCAATCCGACCATCGACGCTTTCGAACAGCGGATAGCACTTTTAGAGGATGGTGCAGCTGCCGTGGCAACCGCTTCCGGCATGGCAGCAATTACGATGGCGATTATGAACGTTGCCGGCAGTGGTGACGAAATCGTTGCCGACAGCAATCTATACGGGGGCACGTACAATTTATTCGCCAACACGCTACCTAAATACGGCATTAATGTCATTTTTGCCGATGGAACCGATCCGGACAGCATCAAAAGCGCCATTACTGATAAAACAAAAGCCATTTTCGGCGAGATTATTACCAATCCGAGCTTACATGTGCTCGATATTGAAACCATAAGCGGCATCGCCCACGACCATGGGATTCCGTTGATTATCGATAACACATTTGCAACGCCATACGTTACCAAACCACTGACATGGGGGGCTGATGTCGTTGTTCACTCCGCAACTAAATGGATTGGCGGTCACGGCACGTCTATCGCGGGTGTAGTCGTTGATGGCGGGCGGTTCAACTGGGCTAATGGCAACTTCCCGGAATTTACCGAACCGGATGAAAGCTATCACGGACTGAGGTATGTGGACGTTCAACCAGCTGCATTTGCGACAAAACTGCGCGTCCAGCTGCTCCGTGACATCGGTGCTTGCTTAAGTCCGCAAAATGCCTTCCTGCTATTGCAAGGACTGGAAACATTGCATTTGCGTGTTGAGCGTCATAACGAAAATGCCAAAGAAGTTGCTAACTATCTGCAAGCACATCCTGCCGTGGAATGGGTTAATTATCCCGGCCTGGCTAACCATCCATCCCATGAAACCGCGAATAAATACTTGCAGAAGGGTTATGGATCAATTATTACATTTGGCATTAAAGGTGGACGTGACGCGGGAAGGAAGCTTATCGACAACATTACACTCTGGTCACACGTTGCCAATGTAGGTGATGCCAAGTCACTGATTATTCACCCGGCATCGACCACGCATCAGCAGCTTAGCAAAGAAGACCTTGTCAAAAGCGGTGTATCCGAAGAACTTGTCCGCCTGTCGATTGGACTGGAATCAACAACAGATATCCTTGCCGACCTTGATCAGGCTATCGCTAAGGCGACCGGTGAGGAACCGACCATCCAGCAAACGGAAAAAGACGCCATTAGCTGGCTGCTCGCCTCTCCGTTTGACCGTGCGAATGGGGGACTGCGCAAAAAGGTGATTGCTGTTGTCGGAGGCACTTCTGCAGATACCACAAGCAAGCAAGCAGAACAGCTAGCGCAGCTCGGATTTCAAATCATCCGGATCGACGAAGCCACCTTTACCGAACAGTCAGGTCTACCTAATGTCATTGACGCCGTGCTGACGAGTGAACCTGTGACTCCAAAGATTTTAGACCAATTGGCACAAAAAGACGGAAAAATTTTGTGGACGAATCAGCCACAGCCAAAGACAGAAATTGTAGCTAAAGCTGCTGAATCAGGTATCGCGGTTGTTTTCGGAAAGGATGCCTACGAAGAAGCTGCACGCCTCCGCAGCGGCAGCGCTCGGAAGGAAACAGTACACGTTTGATAGATACTCCCCATTCCCATTTAGATTAACGGGGAGCAGCATGCTAGAATTTATAAACCAATACAGTAAAAAAGGAGCTTTGTACATACCAGCGTGTACAGCTCCTTTTTTTAGTTAAATGTCTGTTTATAGCTCAAAATAACACTTTCGTTTTGCATAGTATATATTAGGGATTTTTTAAATTATGTGACATGGTATAATAAATGAACAAAGGCGCAATTTACTTGCAGACTAAAACCGTCACACCCTGTACGTCGGGGGCGGACGTGGCTCAACTTTGCCAGTAAAAATTGTATCGTTTATTTTATACTTTCTTACTTTTATAACAACAAACCAAATCACTCTTTCCTTTACGGTTGGTGCACCCCAGTGGCACAATGAAAAACAGTCTGCATCAACAAAAGCCTCAAACAACAACGGAAACGGAAAGTGCCTAGCCGTAAGCGCATCTGCAGGTTTACACTTGCGCAGGCAACAGGAATTATACAGTATAGGTGTGAAACATATGAACAAAAAACAGGTTAGCATCTTTTTGATCATACTCGTTCTTTCATTGACCGGCTTTCTGATTTGGCTGCAGCCGGATACCA from Lentibacillus cibarius carries:
- the rarD gene encoding EamA family transporter RarD; its protein translation is MNQENKLGILYATVAYLMWGFLPIYWKWIDTIPAGEILAHRILWSFIFMVIVVLAVGKWRPFVDECKVILHDKKKLIGISLAAIVISINWLTFIWAVNHDHVIQSSLGYYINPLVSILLGMLVLKETLTRVQLFSFILAAIGVVNLTVSFGVFPWISILLAFSFASYGLLKKTVDISAMFGLTVETMIVTPLALVYLFFFSGESLAGSVMFSGTGLLLAGAGMATAVPLLLFAFGAKKIPLSMVGFLQYVAPTIMLILGVFVYKETFSTAHLISFALIWIALIIYMGAAQRRSVRHQAAS
- a CDS encoding PLP-dependent aspartate aminotransferase family protein, whose translation is MTNFHLYNQETHLLHGGQEPDPTTGSRAVPIYQTTSYVFQDSEHAQNLFGLAEPGNIYTRITNPTIDAFEQRIALLEDGAAAVATASGMAAITMAIMNVAGSGDEIVADSNLYGGTYNLFANTLPKYGINVIFADGTDPDSIKSAITDKTKAIFGEIITNPSLHVLDIETISGIAHDHGIPLIIDNTFATPYVTKPLTWGADVVVHSATKWIGGHGTSIAGVVVDGGRFNWANGNFPEFTEPDESYHGLRYVDVQPAAFATKLRVQLLRDIGACLSPQNAFLLLQGLETLHLRVERHNENAKEVANYLQAHPAVEWVNYPGLANHPSHETANKYLQKGYGSIITFGIKGGRDAGRKLIDNITLWSHVANVGDAKSLIIHPASTTHQQLSKEDLVKSGVSEELVRLSIGLESTTDILADLDQAIAKATGEEPTIQQTEKDAISWLLASPFDRANGGLRKKVIAVVGGTSADTTSKQAEQLAQLGFQIIRIDEATFTEQSGLPNVIDAVLTSEPVTPKILDQLAQKDGKILWTNQPQPKTEIVAKAAESGIAVVFGKDAYEEAARLRSGSARKETVHV